Sequence from the Streptosporangium brasiliense genome:
GTGCTGGACGAGACGCTCGCGGTGCTGGGCTGGTCCCGCGACGACCTGGACAGGGCGTTCCCGCCGCACGTCGCCTTCGGCGGGAACGACCACCTCATGCTCGCCGCAGGATCACGCGAACGCCTCGCGGACCTCGACTACGACTTCGAGGGCCTGCGCTCGATCATGACGCGCGAGGGCTGGACGACGGTGAACCTGTTCTGGCGGGAGAGCGACGAGCGCTTCCACTCCCGCAACCCCTTCCCGATCGGCGGCGTCGTCGAAGACCCGGCCACCGGCGCCGCGGCCGCCGCCTTCGGCGGTTACCTCCGGATCCTGGGGACCGGCTCGGACGAGTTCACGATCATCCAGGGCGTCGACATGGGACAGCCCAGCGAGCTGAAGGTCTCCATCGCCGAGGCGGACGGGCGCACCAGGGTGAGCGGCGGGGCCGTCGAGATGTAGGTCCCGCGCCGGGCCCGACGGCGACCGGGCCTTGGTGATCGGGCCGTGGTGATCGGGCCCGATGGCGCGGCCGGTCCGCGATGTGAGTGAATCAGGCCATGGACGGATATCTCAAGCGGATCGGCGCCGCCCGCCCCGCGGCCCCGGACGCGCGGTCACTGCGCGAGCTGCAACTGCGCCACCTGCTGACGGTCCCGTTCGAGAACCTGAGCGTTCACCTCGGCGAACCCGTCGTGCTCGACGAGCGGGAACTGGTCGAGAAGGTCGTCGGCAGGCACCGGGGCGGCTTCTGCTACGAGGTCAACGGGGCCTTCGCCGCGCTGCTGCGCTCGCTGGGCTACCAGGTGACCCTGCTGTCGGCCCGGCCGGTCGGCGACGACTCCCTCGGGCCGCCCTTCGACCACCTCGCGCTGCGGGTCGACGCCCCCGACCCGTGGCTCGTCGACGTCGGCTTCGGCACGTTCAGCCACCACCCGCTCCGCCTCGACCTGCGCGCCGACCAGGCCGACCCCGGCGGCACCTTCCGCGTCGCCGAGGCCCGCGACGGCGACCTCGACGTGTTCAAGAACGGCTCGCTGGAATACCGCCTCGAACAGCGGCCGCGTGCCCTGGCCGACTTCGAGCCGGCCTGCTGGTGGCACCAGACCTCGCCCAAGTCGCACTTCACCCGGTCGCTCGTCTGCTCGCTGCTCACCGAGACGGGCCGCGTCACGCTGAGCGACAGGCTGCTCATCGAGACCTCGGCGGACGGACGCCGGGAACGGCGCCTGACCACCGACGCCGAGACGTTCGCCGCCTACCGCGACCTTTTCGGCATCGAGCTGACCCGGCTGCCTACGGCACCTCGACGATCAGACGGATGAGATGGGCCGTGGGCGGCGAACCCCGCGCGGCCCGGGGACACCCGTCCCACGCCGGGGCCGGACGTCCGGGCCCGGCCCGCCGACCGGCCATCGGGGGCCACAGTCCTACTGCCGGTTCAGAAGCCGTCCCAGCGGGACCCCGGCCAGCCGCCTGACCTCGTTGGCCAGGTGCGCCTGGTCGGCGTATCCGCTGGCCACGGCCACCTCGGCCAGCGCCGTCCCGCGCCGGGCCAGCCGCAGCGCCCGCTGGAACCTGACGATCCGCTGGAGCGTCTTGGGGCCGTACCCGAAGGCCCGCAGCGATCTGCGGTGGAGCTGCCGCTCGCCGAGCCCGAGGTCCCGGGCCACCTCCGCGACGCTCCGCCCGGTCCGCAGCGCCGCCGCGATCGCCGGCGCGGCGGGGTCGGGTCCGGGCGCCGTGCGCAGCTGCACGGTCAGGGCCTCCTGCATGGTCTCGACCGTCAGCTCCGGCAGCACGCCCAGCTCGGCCAGCGGCACCCGCAGGTCACGCAGGGCCTCGACCGGCACGCCGAACACCTCGCCCACCGCGCCGGGCCGGAACCGGATCCCGACGTAGCGGTCGCCGGGGGACATCCGGACGGGCTTCGGCCCGGTGTCTGGGCCGGCGACCTGTGGGCCGTCCGGCCCCCAGATGAGATCGACGCAGCCGTCGGGGACCACCAGGCTCGTCGTCGCAGAGTCCGCCGTCGACGTCCAGAGGCAGGTCACTCGCCCGGCGATCGCCGGATCCGGGGCCCACTCGCGGTACATGCCCCCAGGCTACGGCCGGCCGGGCCCCGACACTCCCGGAGCCCGGACCGGGGCGGGGCACCCGCCGGGAGTACGGCTCCGCCGGCCTCCCGTGACGGGGCTACGGGGAGGGGCCGGAGAAACGGGGAGGTGCCGGAAAAATCGTGGGGAGATTTCCGGAAAAAAATCCACCGGCCGTGTCGATCCGGAAGTCTCTCGGTCGACGCGTAAGTAGCGCCGGGTCCCAGCGGGCCGGGGAGCCCGGCGCCGGACCCGACACAGGGCACCGGACCCGACACAGAAGGAGACATGACGATGCGATACATCCTGCTGCTCAAGACCGAGGAGAACTCCGCGCTGGGCGCTCCCCCCAAGGAGCTCATGGACGCCATCGCCAAGCACGGCGAGGAGATGACCAAGGCCGGCGTGCTGCTCGACACCGGCGGGCTCGCCCCGAGCGCGACGGGCGCGCGGATCCGGCTCTCCGGAGGGAAGGTGACCACGACCGACGGCCCCTTCACCGAGACCAAGGAGCTGATCGCCAGCTACGCGCTGGTGCAGGTGAAGTCCAAGGAGGAGGCGGTCGAGCTCGCGGCGCGCTTCCTCCGGCTCCACCAGGAGCACTGGGCGGGCTGGGAGGGCGAGTCCGAGGTCCGCAAGCTGCTCGGCCCGGAGGACTTCGCCCTCGGCTTCGGTCAGGACTGAGACGCGGGGCCAGGCCAGGCGGGATCCGGGCCGGCCGGACCCGGCCGGCCCGACCCGCCCGGCTGTCAAAGTCGACAGACGCCCGGATCGTCTTGCGGTGGTACGGAGGGAACTGCTCTGATTGGTGGCCGTGACGGCTTCCGAGACAGACCGTGCGATCGACGCGGTCTGGAGGATCGAATCGGCGCGGCTCATCGCCGGTCTCGCGCGGATCGTGCGTGACGTCGGCACCGCAGAGGACCTCGCCCAGGACGCGCTGGTCGCCGCCCTCGAACAGTGGCCGCGGGAGGGCATCCCGGGTAATCCGGGCGCCTGGCTCATGGCCGTCGCGAAACGCCGCGCGATCGACCTCCTGCGCAGGCGGCAGCGGCTCGAACGCAAGGTCGAAGAGCTCGGCCACGAGCTTGAGATCGACGGGGAGGGGGCCGCGGCCGGCGTCGAGGCGGCCTTCGACGACGACATCGAGGACGACCTCCTGCGCCTGGTGTTCACCGCCTGCCACCCCGTCCTGTCCGCCCAGGCCCGCGTCGCGCTCACCCTCCGCATGCTCGGCGGCCTGAAGACCGAGGAGATCGCACGGGCGTTCCTCGTCCCCGAGTCGACCGTCGCCCAGCGAGTCGTCCGCGCCAAGCGGACCCTGGCCGAGGCGCGCGTCCCCTTCGAGGTCCCGCAGGGGGCCGACCGCGCCGACCGGCTGTCGTCCGTGCTGGAGGTCATCTACCTGGTGTTCAACGAGGGCTACTCGGCGACCGCCGGTGACGACTGGATGCGGCCGGCGCTCTGCGAGGACGCCCTCCGCCTCGGCCGTGTCCTGGCCGAGCTCATGCCGGAGGAGCCGGAGGTCCACGGCCTCGTCGCGCTGATGGAGATCCAGGCGTCGCGCTCGGCCGCCCGGACCGGCCCGTCCGGGGAACCCGTCCTCCTGCTCGACCAGGACCGCGCACGCTGGGACCGGCTCCTCATCCGCCGCGGTCTGGCGGCGCTCCAGCGGGCCGAGGCGCTCGGCGGCGACCTCGGCCCCTACGGCCTGCAGGCCGCGATCGCCGCCTGCCACGCCCGGGCGCACACCCCGGAGGAGACCGACTGGATGCGCATCGCGGCGCTGTACGAGGCGCTCGCCGGGCTCGTCCCCTCCGCCGTCGTGGAGCTGAACCGCGCGGTGGCGCTCTCCATGGCCTTCGGCCCGGCCACCGGCCTGCGGCTCGTCGACGAGCTGGCCGCCGAGCCGTCGCTCAAGGACTACCACCTCCTGCCGAGCGTGCGCGGCGACCTCCTGGCCAAGCTCGGCCGCCTCGACGAGGCGCACGCGGAGTTCGAGCGCGCGGCCTCACTCACCCGGAACGGACGTGAGCGCACGCTGCTGCTCGACCGCGCCGCCGCGTGCGCGCCGGCGGCGGGGCCGGGACCGCTACCGGACCCCCGGCCGTAGTGCCGGGATCCCCGGCGGGAGACCGACCCGGCGCTCCGACAGGCGGCCGTCGTCCATCTCCGTGACCCGGTGCGCGTGGCCGATCTGCGCGACGTCATGCGT
This genomic interval carries:
- a CDS encoding PhzF family phenazine biosynthesis protein, with the protein product MTDDIEILRYTAFTHDPKGGNPAGVVLDAAGLSDSEMLAIAAEVGYSETAFITGRDDEARAFRVRYFAPTAEVAFCGHATIAASVALAERLGTGPLVFATNAGEIAVDTLVDGETLRATLTSVPTRSRPVAEPVLDETLAVLGWSRDDLDRAFPPHVAFGGNDHLMLAAGSRERLADLDYDFEGLRSIMTREGWTTVNLFWRESDERFHSRNPFPIGGVVEDPATGAAAAAFGGYLRILGTGSDEFTIIQGVDMGQPSELKVSIAEADGRTRVSGGAVEM
- a CDS encoding arylamine N-acetyltransferase family protein, giving the protein MDGYLKRIGAARPAAPDARSLRELQLRHLLTVPFENLSVHLGEPVVLDERELVEKVVGRHRGGFCYEVNGAFAALLRSLGYQVTLLSARPVGDDSLGPPFDHLALRVDAPDPWLVDVGFGTFSHHPLRLDLRADQADPGGTFRVAEARDGDLDVFKNGSLEYRLEQRPRALADFEPACWWHQTSPKSHFTRSLVCSLLTETGRVTLSDRLLIETSADGRRERRLTTDAETFAAYRDLFGIELTRLPTAPRRSDG
- a CDS encoding helix-turn-helix transcriptional regulator, with the protein product MYREWAPDPAIAGRVTCLWTSTADSATTSLVVPDGCVDLIWGPDGPQVAGPDTGPKPVRMSPGDRYVGIRFRPGAVGEVFGVPVEALRDLRVPLAELGVLPELTVETMQEALTVQLRTAPGPDPAAPAIAAALRTGRSVAEVARDLGLGERQLHRRSLRAFGYGPKTLQRIVRFQRALRLARRGTALAEVAVASGYADQAHLANEVRRLAGVPLGRLLNRQ
- a CDS encoding YciI family protein, giving the protein MTMRYILLLKTEENSALGAPPKELMDAIAKHGEEMTKAGVLLDTGGLAPSATGARIRLSGGKVTTTDGPFTETKELIASYALVQVKSKEEAVELAARFLRLHQEHWAGWEGESEVRKLLGPEDFALGFGQD
- a CDS encoding RNA polymerase sigma factor — encoded protein: MTASETDRAIDAVWRIESARLIAGLARIVRDVGTAEDLAQDALVAALEQWPREGIPGNPGAWLMAVAKRRAIDLLRRRQRLERKVEELGHELEIDGEGAAAGVEAAFDDDIEDDLLRLVFTACHPVLSAQARVALTLRMLGGLKTEEIARAFLVPESTVAQRVVRAKRTLAEARVPFEVPQGADRADRLSSVLEVIYLVFNEGYSATAGDDWMRPALCEDALRLGRVLAELMPEEPEVHGLVALMEIQASRSAARTGPSGEPVLLLDQDRARWDRLLIRRGLAALQRAEALGGDLGPYGLQAAIAACHARAHTPEETDWMRIAALYEALAGLVPSAVVELNRAVALSMAFGPATGLRLVDELAAEPSLKDYHLLPSVRGDLLAKLGRLDEAHAEFERAASLTRNGRERTLLLDRAAACAPAAGPGPLPDPRP